The Lolium rigidum isolate FL_2022 chromosome 2, APGP_CSIRO_Lrig_0.1, whole genome shotgun sequence genomic interval ATATATAACCAGCAATAAAAGCTGAGATTGATGTACAGCAGTTCAATTCACAGGGAGGGACAATATTCCCAACAATTGCTCTGTTTCAGATGCATATGCATGAACATTATGAAGAGATTCTACGGTTCTTCTACACTTGACGATCTGCCAAAATTGCTCTCTGGGTTTTATAGTTGATCAACACCAAGGGTCACAGATCGATGAGCGACTGGGGCACTGGGCGCATAGCATGCAGGCATCCGGCCAAGTTCGTGACGTCGTACCCCGTGAGCTCCTGCATCTCCGAGCTCCACGCCGGTACGTCCGGCAGGTTGTTGAGCAGCGCAGACCTCGCCAGGAAGATTGCAGACGACGCCACGACGGATGGCAGGTGCCCGAGGCAGGCGTAGTTGCGCAGGGACTCGTCGGCGAGCCGATGCGCCATTCGCTGGATCTtcagctcctcctctccttgtgcgTGCTTGGTGAAGCGGCTGACGAAGGTGTGCGCCGTGGGGCCGCCGAGCTGGTACCCGAGCGCCACCACCATGCGGCGTTCCATGTCGAGCACCTCCTCCCTCGTGGCGGACCCGCCGACGTACCAGGAGATCTTGTCGGGGTCCAGCTTCGCCAAGGTGCGGTGGCCGTCCTCGTACTTAGCGGACACGAAGATGGCCACGGCGCCCAGGAGGCGGAGCTCGTGGTCGGTATGCTTCCTCATGGCTCGCACCGACAGGACCCGGTCGACGTAGGCCACGCCGTGGTGGAGCGTGCCGTCGACGAGGTCGTGGTTCCGGACGAAGTCGTCCATCCAGTCGATCATGCGGGCGCGGTCCGACGGGCTCACCCGGTCCTGCTGCACCGTCTTCAGGTAGTCCGGCCGCGGCCGCTCCTCGGGGCTCCGCTCCGTCCGCCGCaggttggcttcgatgtcgtcttcGTAGTCAGAGCACACCCGCCGGCGCTTCGTAGTGGAGGGCTTCTCGTTCTCGGAGACGGCTGTGAAtaccggcggcggcgccccgcgCTTTGGGAGCTTCGGCGGCACGGGGATCTCGCTGGGCGATGGCGGGAGCACCTTGTTGCAAGGACGGGAGAAGCCGGGAGGCGGAGGTAGAACACAGGCGGGCACGTCGTCGACGGACAGCTGATCGCAGAAGAATCCGATGCTGGGGGGCGGGGTTCGAAGACGGGCGACGGGCTGCCGAGCGTAGGAGAATTCGAAGCCGGGGGGCGGAGGTCGACGACGGGCGGGCAAGTCGGCGACGAGCTGCCGAGCGTAGGAGAATTCGAAACCGGGGGGCGGAGGTCGACGACGTGCGGGCAAGTCGGCGACGGGCTGCCGAGCGAAGGAGAATTCGAAGCCGGGGGGCGGAGGTCGACGACGTGCGGGCAAGTCGGCGACGGGCTGCCGAGCGTAGGAGAATCCGAAGCCGGGCGGCGGAGGGCGAGCAAAGGCCCAGGGATTCACGGCGCGCTGCATCATCGTCGCCGATCGAGGGATGAAAGGtggattctttcctgcttgtgctgGTCACACGGTGTGATCAGGGAAGGGCAGGGGTTGTGAGTTTGTGACTCTTGTGCTGTTGTGCAGCACCCATGGCGCACGCTTGGCGTCGGTCGGCTGATATGCGCCCCCAAATCGGTCGTATCAGCATCGTTTAATGTAAATCGTGCCGTTCAGGAACTAATGTGTATTAGATGTTGTTGCATGCAGGTGGAGCCCGCCACTGAGCTTGTGTCTGGGGTCTTGCATTCATGCGTGTGGATG includes:
- the LOC124690383 gene encoding putative cyclin-F2-1 is translated as MMQRAVNPWAFARPPPPGFGFSYARQPVADLPARRRPPPPGFEFSFARQPVADLPARRRPPPPGFEFSYARQLVADLPARRRPPPPGFEFSYARQPVARLRTPPPSIGFFCDQLSVDDVPACVLPPPPGFSRPCNKVLPPSPSEIPVPPKLPKRGAPPPVFTAVSENEKPSTTKRRRVCSDYEDDIEANLRRTERSPEERPRPDYLKTVQQDRVSPSDRARMIDWMDDFVRNHDLVDGTLHHGVAYVDRVLSVRAMRKHTDHELRLLGAVAIFVSAKYEDGHRTLAKLDPDKISWYVGGSATREEVLDMERRMVVALGYQLGGPTAHTFVSRFTKHAQGEEELKIQRMAHRLADESLRNYACLGHLPSVVASSAIFLARSALLNNLPDVPAWSSEMQELTGYDVTNLAGCLHAMRPVPQSLIDL